Genomic window (Helianthus annuus cultivar XRQ/B chromosome 3, HanXRQr2.0-SUNRISE, whole genome shotgun sequence):
TTGACTCAAGAATTGAACCCAGATTTCCCAGGGTCTCCTATCActgcccaccaatgcctcactctttTGTGCACCAAATGGAAATTGAACTTGGGTCTTCAAAGAAGAACACAAGTTCTCCTACCACTTGAGCTAGAGGTCATTTGCCATGTCAACACATTACTAATTACTAATACTCTtaagggatttttacatatttctcTCTCTTAAGCCCCCTTATTACGTATTTCCCCGaaccataaaatcaattacatatttcccctccctaactcatatatattacatatttcccctttaaGCCTGTTTTTAATCCGTAAGAAAGCTTCCTGGATCGAACCAGTCTGATGAACCAGTGTTGTAAACGGGGATAATCGATGAAGAAGATGTTTCGGAAAAAAACAGATTAATAATGTAGCAAGTTAACGTCGTCTGATGAAATTACGAACAAACTAGATGAACAAGATTCAAGTTTTTGAACATacatgatgaagaagatgaacgtCGTCTTTGGTGGGGGAGAAGAAATGTCGTTCTGTGTAGGGTTTGGATGAGTTGATTATACGAATGGGGATATACACGCAAGAGTTATTTGAGGGTAATTGGGTAATTTCTCAAAAaaagggaaatatgtaattgattttatggttTGAGGAAATACGTAATAAGGAGGCTTAGGAAgaggaaatatgtaaaaatccatAATATTTAACCGGACGGGGTTGAAGAACTTTTACGTGCAAAATAAGAATGGATATTCGTTTTTCTTGTTTACATTTTTATAATAATCACAAACTAGTTTTCTTTTGTATTGTGtctaaaaaatgattttttttttttttttttttttttttgttgggtgaGAGGCAAAGAAACTCAACTAGATATTGACTCATTTTAGTCTAAGAGAGCTCGAGCTTTATCTAGTTATGCTCAAATACGACATAAACTATTCTTGACTTGACTGAAGTTGATCTTTGATATGTTAAGTTTGGGTAGCTTAACTCATGCGCACCCTTATGTAATATTAGCTACATTGGATATGTAAGTTGAGCTATTGTAATGGTTATATGTGTGACAAAATAATATAAGGgacaaatataaatacatatGGATTAGGATTTAGGGTGGAGttttagagtgaacactagtgtatttgcgaactgagtgaacaaattctggccattgatctacacacgtgtatggccaggatctcatcatcaaatcgtaaaatacactagtgtatttcaacatcaaatcctggccattgatttacacacgtgtatggccaggattagttcactcagttcgcaagctacactagtgttcactcttgaacctaatccttaGGATCAATTACAAAGGCTCCTAATTATAAGAAGGGTACAAAGGCTcttaaaaaaacccactacaaaaaaaaaaaaaaaaacctaaacacccaccaccacccaagaTTTAAATTTTGACATAATTTTTtctgaacggcaaatttggatcatcGATGTACCAttggagtattatcgtgccatTTACGGAACTACTTGATCATATCTATCTCCACTAGACATAATAAAATACACCGATGTATTTAAAGAGCAAGAGTAGaaaatcataagcttttaaaaATTGTGTGCCAAACTCCCAAACTTTCATTGGTTCTGAATGAAAAAAGTTTATGGGTAAATAAATATCAACTTGAGGGTGTGTTTTCCCACATAAACTTATTTGAAAACTCAAGATTAACAGTTGTGTGTCACCCGATTAGCTGATGATGGAGTAGTAAGAGAGAGATCtcgtgttttaaataaatcaagtTCGATTTATGCCCTTTTCATTAGTTtttgcggcacctggtgatgatagGAGACTCGGCCGAAATCGCTagtcgatccttgaactgagcgggttttaccttaccgcactgtcgtgccttcaggCGAGTGTTCaggggcttcggccctaggtgaggatTTTTCCTGTTCAGAGGCGAGTGTATCCAGATATAGTGAATTTTGCCAATAACCCATTTAGAGGATTCATTAGCCGTTTAAAAAAAAGTTGTGCGCCAAACATGCATCGGTATTGGAAGAAAAAATTAATGGGTAAATAAAAACCTGAAAAAAACTTGAGGGTGTATTCTGAAACATAACCCCATCATCAACCTCTCAAAACCATTCACCAACGCAGCCGCCACCCGTCCTTCAATATCCACAGGTAATTTTCCCCAATTTATTCTTCGATATTATTCACACGGGTTATACCTCTAAATTCCATGTCTTCCTACTAATTTGAAACCCTTTAGCGTCAAAGAGAAATAATTTTGGAATCATAGAAGATGGTGAGACCGTATGCAGTTAAGGGGcgaaagaggaagaagaacaaaACAGAAAGATACGAtaaagaagaagaggaagaagaaaacGCAGGGTTTGTTGAAGAAGGGGAAAAAGAAGGTACCCAGAAGAAATTGAAGAGTGGGGTTACAGAATCAGATGAAGAAAAAGCAGAAGCAGCTGCAGAAGAATTGGCGGGAATTCCAGTGAATTTGAGTGAGCAGCAGCAGGGTAATGATAACAACAGTCCAGGTGTTATTTTTGTTCTTGAGAAAGCTTCTTTGGAGGTTGCAAAAGTTGGAAAGGTCAGTTTTTTTTCATGTTTCTTGAAGTTTTTAGTGCGTAATGATGATGTGCTTGTTAGTACACTTGATGGTATAGATTTTGGTAGGTTAAATCTCTTTATTTGCTCTTTGTGTGAGGGCATTGATGACATTTATCTAAAATCATGTGTTATGGTAAGTGATGGTGGAGGGGTTTTCACACTCACTATCACTTAATATGTGTTATGGACTTATGGTTAGTGAAAGGTGAGTGCAAGGATTTCTTTGGCTCACTGTTTAAATGGGTTGAAAGAATTTGCCTCACAGGCATGAGAATGGTCACGGTGGGCCCTCTCACCGCCACTCACTTATGTGCGGCACAATGTTTGTGTGGTAGTGAGTCCAACGTGTACTTCGCGGTGTTTGTGTGACAGTGAGTCCAACGTGGCAATGCTCCTCCTCATGGCCATGGCCCATGGGACATAACACATGGTCTAATAGTTCAAACCATAGTAGTTAAAGGTGCACCTAAGAGGCTAAGACGCAAGTGCACACTTGAGAAAAGATTGGAGAAATATTAAGAAAGCAAAACATATGTTATAGGcatatatttttaataatatattattattttacagATATAATAAAAGATGAATATAGTTTAATTTAATCAAGTCAAGAGAAGGTGCCATAAGACTGGTTCATTCCCTCTCTGGCTGGTGCAGGCCTGTTTTAGTTCGGTCCAGGCAGTTTTGGTCGGTTTTAAGGCGTTTTGATGCATCTGAGTGTATTTATGGCGCCTAAGCTGCGCCTTAGCACCTAGTGCGCTTTTGACTAGTATGGTCCAAACAGTGTAACAGTATAAATTATGCAACTTTCATAGGACAGGACATTTTTTTTGTCAATTTTTTTTGTATATGGTTTTGTTTTCTAATTATGAATTGATGTATTTTATCTGTATATGTGTTGTTCAGAGCTATCAATTGTTAAATTCAGAGGATCATGCCAATTTTTTGAGGAAAAATAACCGAAACCCTGCTGAGTACAGGCCTGACATTTCTCATCAGGTTAGTGATTGAAACTTTAGTATTTTATTGCTGTTTAAAAACATATTGTAAAGATTTTAGTATGGTTGGGAACCTTAAATATTCTTTTTTGGTTTGTCCTACATATCATGCAGAGTTTAGTActagaaaattagttttgttaaGTAGAATTCTGTagtaggggaaggttcattggggaacactaaaaaagtggggaacagcggggaaccgactcaaacgaactcgaTTGGACtaattccagcggcgttggaaccggctcgtcgaaccctaactaagatctcttaaccctaaaccctaaatcctaactcctaaactctaaaccctaaagctaaaaaataaggctaaaacctaagctaaaacgtaaaatctaaactataaaccctaaaagctaaaccctaaaggctaaacctaaagctaaaccctaaagttaaaccctaaaccctaaagctaaaccctaaagctaaaccctaaggctaaaccctaaagctaaaccctaaaagccaaaccctaatatatttagggtttaggggttatgatttagggtttatggttaagagatcctagttagtgttcgacgagccggttccaacgccgctggaatgagtccaatcggagttcgtttgagtcggttccccactgttccccacttttttagtgttccccaatgaacctcacacttcTGTAGTATATGTttgtttttgctttgattatggGCGTGCAATTTGGTTGGTGCAGGCAATATTAAATATCTTAGATAGCCCGCTGAATAAAGCTGGTAAACTAAGAGCTTTGTATGTGAGAACCGAGAAAGGGGTACTTATTGAAATCAAGCCTCACGTTCGTATTCCAAGGACATTTAAGCGTTTCGCTGGAATCATGTGTAAGTTTAATTGAATGAAACCTAATCAATTTTTTTATGATATAATTTACTTTCTTAGATTTGACCATTTGACTGTCTTGATCCTTTCAGTGCAATTACTTCAAAAACTAAGTATTTCTGCTGTTGGAAAACGCGAAAAGCTTTTGCGTGTGATAAAGAATCCTGTAACACAGTATCTCCCAGTCAATTCTCGCAAGATAGGTTTGTaattattattccatatataaattagcAAGTTATATGTGCATCAtgagttgtacattgtgctttttgcatttaaaaaaagttgattttttacttttaacccaaaggtttttaccttttgcaattttaaccctacataatttgttttcctaactttaacccaaaacttttcattatttgcaatttaacttcacaacttttgtcacttatacttttcatctttcgcaaattttcgttttacgtacagttctaaatttttcgagttaatacgatgcaacgtgcatgtgtggttcaacgtttttacctctatttttccatgtttcaccggttcgtcgcaacacgcatatcctaggtcgagtcagtgttggtggtcgatgacggttatgtgacattagtactatttgacaccgttttacgccccgccgcaacgcggggtgtgctttggggggttttcaaagaaaaatggttatgcatatggttgtcgtaacgttggctttaggggttttccaaaaaagatgatttttttacttttcacgcaaaagtatttcataaattacttttaactcaaaactatttgttttttttttacttttaacccaaaactttttatcttttgcaatctatcctcataactttttttactttcaactttggtcctttatagttttcattttccgcaaatttttcgctttatgcttggttctaaattttgtgacttaacacatcgcaacatgcgtgtttggtttaacgtttttacgtttcgttttaaattttgcaagttaacacgacgcgacgtgcgtgtgtgggtgaacgtttttacatcgtctattttttccccgtttgacaggtttaacataacgtgcgggtcctagatcgacttagttataactaaagaatccccgccgcattgcggcgggtcgcaatcctagttatTTTTTAATTTTGTCATATAATTGATTATTGATCTTACATGAACCTTGTTTTTTCGACAATTTAACCTTTTCAACTCTGTTTAGACTATTGGTATTCATTAccatcaactttttttttttccttttactGTTTAACGAGGAAAAAACTTACACTGTGTACTTTCTTTACCTGTGTTCTGTATATATTGTCTTTCTTCTCCGAACATGCATTACGAAATCAGTATATCTATCTAGGAAAAATGGTAAATTGATAAGTATAAACTGTAATCTtagttaaatataaaaattatagtTTTGATGATAATTTTCTAAATCCCAGAGGGGAAAAGTTTTACAATTTTTATGTGATGACAGGCTTAAGACTTACAAATCTATTATTGTTTTATGGACCAGGGTTTTCACATAGTTCAGAAAAGTTGGTTGATATGCATGACTATGTGGCTCCATTGGACAAAGATGCAACTCTTGTTTTTGTGGTATGTAAAAACATAAATAATATtagttttactttttttttaaattgagtAATTGACTTTTGAACCACTGTGTCTAGCTTTCAGTTTCAGATAAATCATCGGTAAAATGCCACGAACACATTTTTTTAGTAATAATAACCTATTTTGGTCAACTTGTAAAATTGTAACAAAAGGCTACTTGGCATTCTTTTTTGTCTAAACTTACTCATTTTTGCCAAATGTGGTGTTCTTTTGGCATATTTGCaagaagagtaaattacgtttttggcccatgtggttatatcacttttactatattagcccaaaataagaatttttaacatatctgccccaatggcctctataactaaccattttggcccctaagtctagagatcatgggggccaaaatggttagttatagagaccatgggggctaaaatggttagacttaggggtcaaaatggttagttatagagaccatgggagcaaatatgttaaaaattcttattttgggctaatatagtaaaagtgatataaccacaagggccaaaaacgtaatttactcttggaAGAATGATGTTATACTTGCTACAAAAAGCTGAGTTTGATCATTGATGGTCAACAGCTCAAAAAGTCAACTGCTAGTCAGAAAACATTAACTTATTTATGGCTCAGGTTGGTGCAATGGCCCATGGGAAAATCGAATGCGACTACATAGAGGATTTTATTTCAAGTAAGTTCATTATATACGCTTGGGGTACATATCTACATAATATGCATAGTGTTATGTATCTTTAATTCTTTGATGCCTGAATtattgagttaaatgccattttagtccctgtggtttgggccattttgccagtttagtccaaaggttttatttttcacctgtgggcccaaaaaggtttcaccgttgccattttagtccactgggttaacttcatccattttttatgttaacgagaaggccaattcggtcattttatatgtaattttgttaactagaagggcaattcagccataaaAATGACCcgattggccttctcgttaacagaaaaaatggatgaagttaacccagtggactaaaatggcaacggcaaaacctttttggacccacaagtgaaaaatgaaacctttggactaaactgacaaaatgacccaaaccacagggactaaaatgacatttaactctaaattaTTATAGTAGTAGTAATCTTATTACAAATCCTGTACCTTTTTTGCAGTTTCTGGGTATCCGTTGAGTGCAGCATACTGCATTACTAGGATCACTAATGCGTTGGAGCGCAAACACAAGATTCTATGAACATGTTTCTACGTTTATTTGTAATGGTAATATTAGAATTGTAGATGACATTTCATGATTATATCACCTTTTTTTATCATTTCTATTATGTGGTTATTGCGAGCTTTGTTAGGCTATTTTCCATTTGGAAAGCTACAACTATTTTAGGTTCATTTTTATTTGTAGATTACGAAAGATGCCGGTTTTGTTCTTGTTTTTGAATGAATTATGtcctatttttttagaatttataatcattataaatattaatatcTTGAATGAATCTACTACCCATTCGTAAGTAACAGTTCTTTGGGTACTTGGAGTAAGAACTAAACTGAGACCTGGATATGCACTGAACTTTGAACTTTGAACTTTGACCCAACTGTTTGACTTTGACTCCCAAAACAACTCTATCCTAACTAAGTTCATTGAAATTCATTTGAAGTTTATCAAATGCATTTCGACTATCCAAAAAAAAGGAGTTAACTGCCATttccgtccctgtggtttgttcactGCCATTTTAggccaattttttttaaaaaatgcaCCAGTTTTCTCCTTGACATACTGGAAATGTGCTACTTCAGTCAAAAAATTAAAACACAGTTAAGTTAGACAAGTTAAATgaagggtattattgtcaattcataaaataagatgaaaataaaagatatatgAATTGACAGTAATACCCTTTATTTAACTTGTCTGACTTAGTTAAAGCCTGAAAAATTAACAGCAACTGCATACAATGTTTTTATTTGAATAAAGACAAATGGGATAGAAAGACTAGGCATTGTCAAAAGTCTGCAAAATTGTAACGCCTCATAAGATTTGCATTACTTACCAGTTCATATGAAACACATGTAGACAACTGCGTGCCAACACTTACTCGGTTTCAGCTTTTGTAAGGTTAGTGGCGTTTAATGTCTTTGTTTGTATGTGTATGTAGAAGTTAGCTTTAGATATAAATTATGATGTTAGAACTTAGTACAGGTTGATCATGCGGCTAAGAATTACAGAAGTTTTATAGCTCGTGATTTATAGATTGCATTATACACCTACGCCGATAGGTTCGCTGGAGATTTCTCTAATCTAGGTACACATAAAGTCATTCGTTTCAGTTGCAAATCTTGCTACTAAACCTTAATTATACAAACTTATTACAAGAATATAACGTATATCAATGATTGGGTTTGTTGACATTGTATTTGTTGAAGGATATTGTCTTTATCTCGTCattcttaaaaatatatattaccaTATGATACCACCTTGAGAACAATGTAAAATGATTATTACGTCGACTCATGTCACTCTACAATCTAGATTACGTAAAGATAGTTTAAAGAAATGATTAGTATATGTGGAATGCGATCGAATTGGCATCATAAACATATGATAAAAAGGAAGAACTTTAGAACAAGACGGGATTAATCACCTTACTACCTTTTTTAGACTACAACCAAGCCATGTGTGTTGAGATGTATCATATGTTAAGATCAGTTATTATATCATAAATTTAGATCAAACATACCATCAGTTAAGATCAGTTATTGTATCATAAATTTAGGTCAAACATACCATCAAAAATATCATGCATCTAGTAATATTTTTTATGGTTATTAATcgttaatatataaatataaaatgttatgaatttatatcgagatagatggtaaacgggcaacaagctgcgccgctacacCTTTTTAAATAGTAAAACTATTAAAAGTCATTAACGAGAGTAAGATGTTACAGCCTTTTCCAATCGCATGATGTTGAGAGCTACACTCATTTTGTGTAATGAGAAGTATGCATTAGAAATATGCAAGTTATCAATCTTCAACCAATATGCTAATATATATTTTGAAGGGCTCGAATAGGAGCATAACATCAAAGTTGTACTTCCACATTAAACACCTCTAACGCTAACCGTTTACTAGTACAAGCGATCAACTAGTAAGATGATAATTTGTAAAATTATACCTGTCACCACTTACATGAGTAGTTGATCAAGCATCATAAATCAATCGTGAGTAGTGATTGATATTGTGATATAAATAACCTTTGATAATTACTTTAATGACTCCTGTGTCTAATATTGATTTGATATTGATTTAGTGGGCTCTCTAACAAATCTCTCAAACGTCACCACGATATCTCTTTATGCTTTTATTATAAATTGTACGAGTCTTAAATGGTGTGATTGTCTAATCAATACATGCCATTATGTAGCAAACGAAGATTTATATAATTACTAATACCAATACATAATCGGAATAGTGTGAGTCACAGTCACATAAATAATGAATATTTGCATGTTAACTTCTAAATAGATggtttatgattttttttaactaCAAATTTGGGTCACTGATGGACCACTAGAGTGTCACCGTATcatcagcggaaccacccgatcatatccatctgcACTAGGCAATAATGTCTATACTCAAATTCAGAAGGAAATCAAATAAATCTGGAAAAAActccccttgtgggaatcgaacccaaggCTTAGTGGTCACTAAGCCTTATCTCACCCCCAAGatgtcactaggctataatgccatagGACAATAGACGGTTTATGATACCACACGAGTGAGGCACTTACATATGCATTTATATTTATAGTATTAAAGTTTAACACGCAAGCAAAAATAAATTCACAAATTTGGTTTCACGTATGTAATACACAtagatttttttttctaacataACTACAAATGTATAATTCTTTCCGTATTTTCATTGTTTTTTAAATATGATTTTAGTCTCTTTAAACTTTCTGTTAGATTTTTAAAACGTTTCGAACACATCCATATATTATCCATTTTGTTACATTGAATATGAAATTAAAGAATCTTGATCTAATATCATAACAAATGACCAAATAAGCATGTTTTTATGTTGTTAATTTTGTAATGGGACTTCTCAAATATGGATATAAAATAGGTAATTACATTCACTTCTATCCATTTTAAGACGGTAAAAATTACATAACTAGACACTGAAACCCACCGAACAAGACAACAACACAACACCAATCCCAAGGGCATTCCAGTAATCTCACTACAATATCCACGTGTCACCTTACAAACGTAAAAATCCCTCAAACAACAACCCGTTACACCTATTTACACAACAATTCTTCACAATTTCATCTTCcattttcatcttcttcatcagttATCATTGTTCCCGAGGAGTTTCTAAATCTCAGATTCAGTTATCTCCTCCAGGGAACCGTTAGGTTATTATTTTTCTCGCTTTCAGCTTCTTCAATGGCGACCGAACCTTTCACCGACAAAACCGCCGTTTTCAGGAAGCTGAAAGCCAAATCGGAGAATAAGGTGATGTGATTTTGCATGTATTTGTTCGATTTCGTCAGATCTGTCATTAGTTTATATGAATTTGCATCTGAATTGATCTGATTTGTGTTTGTTGTGATGTGTTGTGTGTCAGATGTGTTTTGATTGTAACGCGAAGAATCCTACTTGGGCGTCGGTGACCTACGGGATATTTCTCTGTATTGATTGCTCTGCTACGCACCGTAGCCTCGGTGTTCATATTAGCTTCGttaggtatttttttttttttgttcgtgttgGTGTTTTTAGGGCACGGTTGTGTGTGTGATCGGTTGATGATTAGGTTTTAGGATGACTTGAAGCTGACATAACTTTGATTTCACTTAAAAGTGCTGAGTATTTGTTGAAATTGGATTGGACTTTACTGTACTTGTAAGTTATGATTGTGAGGATTGATAGGTGTTGTGAATTTGAAACTGAAGTTAGGTTTAAATGCTAATGAACACATCATAAATGTTTTGACATTTAACAGCTTTAGGCTGTTAGGAATTTGTGTATTCGTATTAGGCTATTAGCTTCGTTAGGTGATTTTTGTTATCGGTGTTGATGTTTTTGGGGGTCCGGTTGTGTGATCGGTTGATGACTAGGTTTTAGGATGTATTAAGGCTGAAGTACCTTTGATTTCACTTAAAGAGTTCTGAATTTTTGTTGAATTTGGATTGAACTTTACTGTACTTGTAAGTTATGATTGTGAGGATTGATAGGTCTTGTGAATTTGAACTTGCTTTGTTTTGAAATTAGGTTTAA
Coding sequences:
- the LOC110930303 gene encoding ribosomal RNA small subunit methyltransferase nep-1 isoform X1; amino-acid sequence: MVRPYAVKGRKRKKNKTERYDKEEEEEENAGFVEEGEKEGTQKKLKSGVTESDEEKAEAAAEELAGIPVNLSEQQQGNDNNSPGVIFVLEKASLEVAKVGKSYQLLNSEDHANFLRKNNRNPAEYRPDISHQAILNILDSPLNKAGKLRALYVRTEKGVLIEIKPHVRIPRTFKRFAGIMLQLLQKLSISAVGKREKLLRVIKNPVTQYLPVNSRKIGFSHSSEKLVDMHDYVAPLDKDATLVFVVGAMAHGKIECDYIEDFISSKFIIYAWGTYLHNMHISGYPLSAAYCITRITNALERKHKIL
- the LOC110930303 gene encoding ribosomal RNA small subunit methyltransferase nep-1 isoform X2, yielding MVRPYAVKGRKRKKNKTERYDKEEEEEENAGFVEEGEKEGTQKKLKSGVTESDEEKAEAAAEELAGIPVNLSEQQQGNDNNSPGVIFVLEKASLEVAKVGKSYQLLNSEDHANFLRKNNRNPAEYRPDISHQAILNILDSPLNKAGKLRALYVRTEKGVLIEIKPHVRIPRTFKRFAGIMLQLLQKLSISAVGKREKLLRVIKNPVTQYLPVNSRKIGFSHSSEKLVDMHDYVAPLDKDATLVFVVGAMAHGKIECDYIEDFISISGYPLSAAYCITRITNALERKHKIL